The Candidatus Woesearchaeota archaeon genome segment GCAGCAAGGTGGTTAAGGAGATACCTTCAATGAGCGGACTCCAGCAATACTACAATATTCTTAAGACGCTGGGCAATCCCACTCTTTACGAGGGCGGATTTGATTTTGAGAATGTGATAATGCACGCAATGGGAAAACTCAAAAAGGGCGCGGTAATAATATTCATATCAGATTTCATAGGATTGAAGCCCGGCTGGGAAACTTCCATTAGAACTGCAATGAAAAAATTTGATGTAATCGCATTAATGATAAGAGATCCGCTGGACAATGAGCTTCCCTCTGGTATAGGAAGAGTTGCAATCTCAGACCCATTCACAGAAAACAACGTGCTTTTTGACTCTGATAAGATAAAAGAGAAATATTCGGGGATAAACCGCGATTTTATAAAGTCAGTCAATAACTCATTCATGAACAGCGGCGGCGGCTTTATCATGCTTTCAACAGAAAAGCCGTTCACGAATGACATAACAAGATTTTTCATACGAAGGCAGAGGGTGAAGTAAATGGAAATAGTTTTTTCAAATCCCCAGAACCTCTGGCTTCTTCTGACT includes the following:
- a CDS encoding DUF58 domain-containing protein, translated to MYELKLNFKPLLKQLEIYTKREAHGALSGSYLSKIKGRGLEFDSFREYNPNDDASRIDWKASIRAQHTLVRDFREERNVEVVFILDVSSSMCYGSIDKSKAEYAAELVAALSFAILRAGDSIGLIMFSSKVVKEIPSMSGLQQYYNILKTLGNPTLYEGGFDFENVIMHAMGKLKKGAVIIFISDFIGLKPGWETSIRTAMKKFDVIALMIRDPLDNELPSGIGRVAISDPFTENNVLFDSDKIKEKYSGINRDFIKSVNNSFMNSGGGFIMLSTEKPFTNDITRFFIRRQRVK